In a genomic window of Meriones unguiculatus strain TT.TT164.6M chromosome 8, Bangor_MerUng_6.1, whole genome shotgun sequence:
- the Dscc1 gene encoding sister chromatid cohesion protein DCC1 isoform X1, producing MPPEPAPRRTREEVDATLQVAKVNAAELLPTVHCLSFGPGTSGAAAGDFCLLELEPALCQQLEAGHSFVIRGDKDEQAVLCSKDKTYDLKTADTSNMLLFIPGCKTPDQLKKEEPQSSIVHTEIFGFSNNYWELRRCRPKLKKLKKLLMENTYDGPDSHKEEDPSRSKYTTEDLLDHIQASEGEIMAQLQVLNACEIGGYWRILEFDYEIKLLNHVTQLVDSESWSFSKVPLTVCLQELGPLEPEEMIEHCLKCYGKKYVDNDEVYFELNADKICRATAEMLLQNAVKFNLAEFQEVWQQSVPEGMTTRLDQLKGLALVDRNSRPEIIFLLKVEDLPEGTQERFNSLFSLREKWMEEDIAPYIQDLCEEKQTIGTLLTKYARCSMQNGVKVYNSRRLIS from the exons ATGCCCCCGGAGCCCGCTCCGCGGAGGACCCGCGAGGAGGTGGACGCGACGCTGCAGGTCGCCAAGGTGAACGCCGCCGAGCTGCTGCCCACCGTGCACTGCCTGAGCTTCGGCCCCGGGACCAGCGGCGCGGCCGCCGGGGACTTCTGCCTGCTGGAGCTGGAACCCGCCCTGTGCCAGCAGCTGGAGGCCGGGCACAG TTTTGTGATTCGAGGAGATAAGGATGAACAAGCTGTGTTGTGCTCTAAAGACAAAACCTACGACTTGAAGACAGCAGACACGTCTAATATGCTGCTTTTCATCCCTGGTTGCAAAACTCCAGACCAGCTGAAGAAGGAGGAACCACAGAGTAGCATTGTTCACACTGAG ATCTTTGGTTTCTCTAATAACTATTGGGAATTAAGAAGATGCAGACCTAAGTTAAAAAAGCTAAAGAAACTTCTAATGGAAAATACCTACGATGGCCCTGACAGTCATAAAGAAGAGGATCCAAGCCGCTCAAAA tataCAACTGAAGATTTGCTTGATCATATTCAGGCAAGTGAAGGAGAAATAATGGCCCAGTTGCAAGTCCTAAATGCCTGTGAGATTGGAG GTTATTGGAGGATTCTTGAATTTGATTATGAGATCAAACTTCTGAATCATGTAACTCAGCTTGTGGATTCTGAATCTTGGTCTTTTAGTAAAGTTCCCTTGACTGTATGTCTGCAGGAACTTGGACCTTTGGAGCCCGA ggaaatgatTGAACACTGTCTTAAATGCTATGGAAAGAAATATGTGGATAACG ATGAGGTCTATTTTGAGTTGAATGCTGACAAAATATGCAGAGCAACAGCAGAGATGCTGCTGCAGAACGCCGTGAAGTTTAATCTCGCTGAGTTTCAGGAAGTGTGGCAGCAGAGTGTTCCTGAAGGAATGACCACTCGGCTTGATCAGCTCAAG GGTTTAGCACTGGTGGACAGAAACTCAAGACCAGAAATCATATTTTTACTGAAAGTGGAAGATTTGCCTGAGGGAACACAGGAGCGCTTTAACAGTCTTTTTTCTCTAAGAGAAAAGTGGATGGAAGAAGACATCGCTCCATACATCCA AGATTTGTGTGAAGAGAAGCAAACTATAGGCACACTGCTTACTAAATATGCTCGTTGTTCAATGCAAAATGGTGTAAAAGTTTATAATTCAAGAAGACTCATTTCTTAA
- the Dscc1 gene encoding sister chromatid cohesion protein DCC1 isoform X2, which yields MPPEPAPRRTREEVDATLQVAKVNAAELLPTVHCLSFGPGTSGAAAGDFCLLELEPALCQQLEAGHSFVIRGDKDEQAVLCSKDKTYDLKTADTSNMLLFIPGCKTPDQLKKEEPQSSIVHTEIFGFSNNYWELRRCRPKLKKLKKLLMENTYDGPDSHKEEDPSRSKYTTEDLLDHIQASEGEIMAQLQVLNACEIGDEVYFELNADKICRATAEMLLQNAVKFNLAEFQEVWQQSVPEGMTTRLDQLKGLALVDRNSRPEIIFLLKVEDLPEGTQERFNSLFSLREKWMEEDIAPYIQDLCEEKQTIGTLLTKYARCSMQNGVKVYNSRRLIS from the exons ATGCCCCCGGAGCCCGCTCCGCGGAGGACCCGCGAGGAGGTGGACGCGACGCTGCAGGTCGCCAAGGTGAACGCCGCCGAGCTGCTGCCCACCGTGCACTGCCTGAGCTTCGGCCCCGGGACCAGCGGCGCGGCCGCCGGGGACTTCTGCCTGCTGGAGCTGGAACCCGCCCTGTGCCAGCAGCTGGAGGCCGGGCACAG TTTTGTGATTCGAGGAGATAAGGATGAACAAGCTGTGTTGTGCTCTAAAGACAAAACCTACGACTTGAAGACAGCAGACACGTCTAATATGCTGCTTTTCATCCCTGGTTGCAAAACTCCAGACCAGCTGAAGAAGGAGGAACCACAGAGTAGCATTGTTCACACTGAG ATCTTTGGTTTCTCTAATAACTATTGGGAATTAAGAAGATGCAGACCTAAGTTAAAAAAGCTAAAGAAACTTCTAATGGAAAATACCTACGATGGCCCTGACAGTCATAAAGAAGAGGATCCAAGCCGCTCAAAA tataCAACTGAAGATTTGCTTGATCATATTCAGGCAAGTGAAGGAGAAATAATGGCCCAGTTGCAAGTCCTAAATGCCTGTGAGATTGGAG ATGAGGTCTATTTTGAGTTGAATGCTGACAAAATATGCAGAGCAACAGCAGAGATGCTGCTGCAGAACGCCGTGAAGTTTAATCTCGCTGAGTTTCAGGAAGTGTGGCAGCAGAGTGTTCCTGAAGGAATGACCACTCGGCTTGATCAGCTCAAG GGTTTAGCACTGGTGGACAGAAACTCAAGACCAGAAATCATATTTTTACTGAAAGTGGAAGATTTGCCTGAGGGAACACAGGAGCGCTTTAACAGTCTTTTTTCTCTAAGAGAAAAGTGGATGGAAGAAGACATCGCTCCATACATCCA AGATTTGTGTGAAGAGAAGCAAACTATAGGCACACTGCTTACTAAATATGCTCGTTGTTCAATGCAAAATGGTGTAAAAGTTTATAATTCAAGAAGACTCATTTCTTAA